From a region of the Thermus caldilimi genome:
- a CDS encoding ATP-binding protein, with translation MGGRQTFRILIIGKSGSGKSTLAREIVRAMEGRFRRLVIVNRKTEFWELAEGRFRVGEEGDPKAALKHHARVHFHVTGYDPRPFLDALGQEIMRLKDVLLVVDEAHQFFPRGQVPKGLFEVLTGGREAGHNVIFITQMMRGAVGGIDPGVRRQASHLVAFRVSEPNEVQAVAEMFPELGERVAGLKRPEGGLPPEYGVKDLDRDRAGLVLRDPRDPRRRVYVPVAS, from the coding sequence GAGAGATCGTGCGGGCTATGGAGGGCCGCTTCCGCCGCCTGGTGATCGTCAACCGCAAGACCGAGTTCTGGGAGCTAGCCGAGGGGCGCTTCCGGGTGGGGGAAGAGGGGGACCCCAAGGCCGCGCTGAAGCACCACGCCCGGGTGCACTTCCACGTGACGGGCTACGACCCCAGGCCCTTCCTAGACGCCCTGGGCCAGGAGATTATGCGCCTGAAGGACGTCCTCCTGGTGGTGGATGAGGCCCACCAGTTCTTCCCCCGGGGGCAGGTGCCCAAGGGCCTCTTCGAGGTCCTGACGGGGGGACGGGAAGCCGGCCATAACGTCATCTTCATAACCCAGATGATGAGAGGAGCGGTGGGGGGCATTGACCCTGGGGTGCGCCGCCAGGCCAGCCATCTCGTGGCCTTCCGGGTGTCTGAGCCCAACGAGGTGCAGGCGGTGGCGGAGATGTTCCCTGAACTGGGGGAGCGGGTGGCCGGGCTCAAGCGCCCCGAAGGAGGCCTGCCTCCCGAGTACGGCGTGAAGGACCTGGACCGGGACCGGGCCGGTCTGGTCCTGCGGGACCCCAGGGACCCCAGGCGGCGGGTGTATGTTCCTGTAGCGTCCTAG